From Quercus robur chromosome 8, dhQueRobu3.1, whole genome shotgun sequence:
TCAAGAAATGAATGGGGTTGACACTGATAGTTACCAAGAGAATGGGTATGAGAAAATTGATTATGTGTTCAAGGTGGTGGTGATCGGAGACTCGGCTGTGGGGAAGAGTCAGCTCTTGTCCAGGTTTACTAAGAATGAGTTCTGCTTTGACTCCAAGTCCACCATTGGGGTTGAGTTCCAGACCAGGACTGTTACCATTAAAGGCAAAGTCATCAAGGCCCAGATCTGGGACACTGCTGGCCAagaaaggttctctctctctctctctctccccccaaatgctattttttatttttgttggatttatcATTTATCTTTAGTGTTTCTAAGAGTTTGACTAGTAAATGGATATATATAAAACACCATTTTGACTGATAAGTAAACAGTAAACTGAGCTGTTTATGATTTTATCCAGAAAAGAAATAGTAAACTATAGCTGTTTAAGCAACATGCTGAAAGTTTGGTAAAATATTCAAACGTAGGGAAGAAAGATGGTATCTtctttatagtttttaaaaGGTTTAATTATGCTTAAATATGCTTGGGATCGAGTTTGATTTGCTTATTGAGGTTTGAAAACTTATATTTTACTAACatgatgttaaaaaaaaaaaaaaaaaatattctttcttaTTCATTAAAATTTACATATGTAAATCAAAAAGTTCCAATAACACAATTACaatttgaataaattaaattcatgaatttaaaataaatataattagacTTCAAGTGAATGAATAGTGTAACTTTTTGGGCTATATGTtgttaattgaaattcaattccAACCCAAATTATTGGTGAGTAAAGTgtgttttcttctcttttaaaataatttttcgtACCTCCTTTGAGTTAATAGTTGGCAACTTGGCATGCAGTTAACTCCATTCAACAACCATGATGGAGCAAAATGAAGAAGCCTATATCATCAATTCATCTCTTCGAATGTTATTACTATCCAATAAAATCATATTCTACATAtaattctttataaaaaaaaattttaatatggtTATGCACGTCAAATTTCATATAAATCGAATCCcatttactattcaatctatAAAGTTATATAGTTaatgtataataaaataaaattttgaacaaattatACAAGAAGATTTTTAATCTCTAatcattttgatatttatttgtATAATTGAAGATGGGACAAACATATACTTTAACAATAGGTTCCATAAATCTAGAGTCTTGAAACTCAATTGGTTAGCACCTcctaatatttttattggaaacttttagagttcaaatctttctaactatcaaattatatatatatatatatatatatataaaataggttccataaaatatttctcCATAAAAGATATTGGGTTGTTCTAATCCAAGGAAGGTTGAGATATTTTAACCTTAATATTTTAGAGTGactaatgtattttgtaatatGTATTACCAAACATGCTTGACCTACAGTTTGTCCCATGACCATATCTCATTATCCAAATTAATGATATTCCCATTCATATTGCAATCAAGTATATATCATCTTAGTCATTTGGCATATAGAGGAAAATCCAACTATTATTGAGTCCATCATAGCTCAAGCTATGTTGAATCTCTCTTCATCTTAATAAAGTTGCAGtttatctcatcaaaaaaaaaaagaagaagaagaagaagaagaaagtataTATCATTGTATTAGAGGTTTAAGTGATAGTTTAGTGGCCAAGGGCCTTGTAGTTTATTTGACACCTCTTCATAAACAAAGTATTTGGAGGTTTGGGGGGAAAAGGTTTGAGCTGCGGTCTAGTGATATGGCATTCTTTGTGATGCTTCATATATCTTGTTCAAACCCCCCACCTTGTCTCTTATTATCCACCTGTATATATAATTCCCACTCTCTACTTATCCAAGTGGGGCAAAAAAGTATCATTGTGTGTATTATTGTTCTAATTAGAGAATAATCAGACCATATAATTACTAGCCAACAAGGAGTACACAATTTGGTAGACTTGATAGCGAACATTGTCCTCAATAAGAAGGATTCCTTAAATTTGGCAAAGACTTGTCATGTTTTAGACCAAGAAATATCGGGAATGACTAAATTTGATTGTTTCAGCGTTACACATTtttaactaagaaaaaaaatatgcaatagTATTCAACAAGTTGGGGCTGAAATAAATTTGACAGTCAAAACAAGTTTCAATAGGGTACTTTCTCTTTCcatgtaaacttcaattctgaTTTGGGTTACTATCTCTATCCATGTAAAAAAATGCAACAGTTATTCATCAATTTTGGGTTGACACTTGACATAAATTTGGCAGCTGATCATacaagttctttttctttttttggggggggagaTAGAAagtataatctaagtgtatatgtttATGAAGCTCCCCTCccttctagagacttgaactccaACTCCTGCTCAATACAatgaattatgatttttttatgtgCAATGAATTCCTAGGTACCGGGCTGTGACAAGTGCATACTACAGGGGTGCACTAGGGGCCATGCTGGTCTACGATATCACCAAGAGACCCAGCTTTGATCATGTGGCAAGATGGGTTGAGGAACTCAGGGCCCATGCTGATAATTCAATTGTGATCACCCTGATTGGGAACAAAGCTGATCTTGTAGACCTGAGGGCTGTGCCCACTGAAGATGCTATTGAGTTTGCAGAGGAGCAAGGCCTTTTTTTCTCAGAGACATCAGCTCTCAGTGGTGACAATGTGGACACTGCATTTTTTAGGCTGCTAGAGGAAATTTATGGTGTGATTTCTAAGAAGAATTTGGAATGTGTTAATGGAAAATCCAATGGTGGTGATGTCCAGGCACTCAAAGGGTCCAAGATTGATGTTATTTCtggggctgagttggaaattagTGAGATGAAGAAATTATCTGCATGTTCTTGTTAAATCCTTCTATTGAGAAGGAAATCTCTTCTGTGGTGGCTAGCTATCTTTTAGGGGAGTAATATAGAGGGAGGTGCTTAAATTTTTTGTCATATGTGTTATATTGGTAGGTCTTAACTCTATGAATGTCAGCTGACTTAGCTGACAAAGTTTTTTTGTCCTTGAAAAATGAGAGACTATAATCAAATCcgatctacccaaaaaaaaaaggggggggggggggggggggggttgattTAGGATTGTGAGTTATAGTTGCTCGGGTggactagaaaagaaaaataaaattcttggTCCATGTATGGCTTAATATAATTGTTTTTGGATAGGTAAATAGTGGAGGAGTTGGATTTTTTGGAACACCAATTTTAGTACTTGAA
This genomic window contains:
- the LOC126696809 gene encoding ras-related protein RABA3, which produces MNQEMNGVDTDSYQENGYEKIDYVFKVVVIGDSAVGKSQLLSRFTKNEFCFDSKSTIGVEFQTRTVTIKGKVIKAQIWDTAGQERYRAVTSAYYRGALGAMLVYDITKRPSFDHVARWVEELRAHADNSIVITLIGNKADLVDLRAVPTEDAIEFAEEQGLFFSETSALSGDNVDTAFFRLLEEIYGVISKKNLECVNGKSNGGDVQALKGSKIDVISGAELEISEMKKLSACSC